A single genomic interval of Myxococcota bacterium harbors:
- a CDS encoding ATP-binding protein, with protein sequence MTPLWRRFTSEDGGGEFPDLQRSLARGLGIVVLLYSGFLLPLSFVLALHWGMSLASAAALQIAGQAAVLGCLAVCRTDTGRCRAEELLFALLAVGGTVLILGDAGPAHGALRWVALLSPVGAACCAPWRAPFALALGFALAAVEAWATGFAPAGVVTSLAAGVAGAAAALVQRRTFSAFTTARTAADAARNAAMAADRAKSQFLANMSHEIRTPLTAILGFTDELIDEAQRTGHALGPDPALLTVKRNGHHLLAIVNDILDLARIEAGKLTIETQPCPPLRVVGDVVALLRPRAVDKQLRLDVRLRGPVPETIQTDATRLHQVLVNLVGNAIKFTEHGGVTLRLEHLAAGPERAQSQLAIDVIDTGIGLGAEDHARIFEAFAQGDASLTRRHGGTGLGLTISRALARVLGGDITVESASAGSVFRATVATGALDGVRMIDALQQDSLRPTTPATARPAFREQRPLTGRVLLAEDGPDNQALISSVLRRAGLDVDLANDGEIACEKTYAARDAGEPYALIVMDMQMPMMTGYEATAALRREGLTTPILALTAQAMTGDRDKCLAAGCDEYLSKPIDRGRLLQLVRELLEKAGQEPGA encoded by the coding sequence TTGACCCCACTCTGGCGCAGATTCACTTCCGAGGACGGCGGCGGAGAGTTCCCCGACCTGCAGCGCTCGCTCGCGCGCGGCCTGGGAATCGTCGTGCTCTTGTACTCGGGCTTCCTCCTGCCGCTGTCCTTCGTGCTGGCATTGCACTGGGGCATGTCACTGGCCAGCGCGGCCGCGCTGCAGATCGCGGGTCAGGCGGCGGTGCTCGGCTGTCTGGCCGTGTGCCGCACCGACACCGGACGGTGTCGGGCCGAAGAGCTCCTGTTCGCGCTGCTGGCGGTGGGCGGTACGGTGCTGATCCTGGGCGACGCGGGTCCCGCGCACGGCGCGCTGCGCTGGGTCGCGCTGCTCTCGCCGGTCGGGGCGGCCTGCTGCGCGCCGTGGCGCGCGCCCTTCGCGCTCGCGCTGGGCTTCGCGCTGGCCGCGGTGGAGGCCTGGGCCACGGGCTTCGCGCCCGCGGGCGTGGTGACCTCGCTCGCGGCCGGCGTGGCGGGCGCGGCGGCGGCGCTGGTGCAGCGCCGCACGTTCTCCGCCTTCACCACCGCGCGCACCGCGGCCGACGCCGCCCGCAACGCGGCCATGGCGGCGGACCGCGCCAAGTCGCAGTTCCTGGCCAACATGAGTCACGAGATCCGCACGCCGCTCACCGCGATCCTCGGCTTCACCGACGAGCTGATCGACGAGGCGCAGCGCACGGGTCATGCGCTCGGCCCCGACCCCGCGCTGCTCACCGTGAAGCGCAACGGGCATCACCTGCTGGCGATCGTGAACGACATCCTCGACCTCGCGCGCATCGAGGCGGGCAAGCTCACGATCGAGACACAGCCCTGTCCGCCGCTGCGCGTGGTGGGCGACGTGGTGGCGCTCCTGCGCCCGCGTGCGGTCGACAAGCAGCTGCGGCTGGACGTGCGGCTGCGCGGGCCCGTGCCCGAGACGATCCAGACCGACGCCACGCGCCTGCACCAGGTGCTGGTGAACCTGGTCGGCAACGCCATCAAGTTCACCGAGCACGGCGGAGTCACCCTGCGCCTCGAGCACCTGGCCGCGGGGCCCGAACGCGCACAGTCACAACTCGCGATCGACGTGATCGACACCGGCATCGGGCTGGGCGCCGAAGACCACGCGCGCATCTTCGAGGCCTTCGCCCAGGGCGACGCCTCGCTCACGCGCCGCCATGGCGGCACGGGCCTGGGACTCACGATCTCGCGCGCGCTCGCGCGCGTGCTCGGCGGCGACATCACCGTGGAGAGCGCGAGCGCGGGCAGCGTGTTCCGCGCCACGGTCGCGACCGGCGCGCTGGACGGCGTGCGCATGATCGACGCGCTCCAGCAGGATTCGCTGCGCCCGACCACGCCCGCGACCGCGCGGCCGGCGTTCCGCGAGCAGCGGCCGCTCACCGGCCGCGTGCTCCTGGCCGAGGACGGGCCCGACAACCAGGCGCTGATCTCCAGCGTGCTGCGCCGCGCCGGCCTCGACGTCGACCTCGCGAACGACGGCGAGATCGCCTGCGAGAAGACCTACGCCGCGCGCGACGCCGGCGAGCCCTACGCGCTGATCGTCATGGACATGCAGATGCCCATGATGACCGGCTACGAGGCCACCGCGGCCCTGCGCCGCGAGGGACTGACCACGCCCATCCTGGCGCTGACGGCCCAGGCCATGACCGGTGACCGCGACAAGTGTCTCGCGGCCGGCTGCGACGAGTATCTCTCGAAGCCGATCGACCGAGGCCGCCTGTTGCAGCTCGTGCGCGAGCTGCTCGAGAAGGCGGGTCAGGAGCCCGGCGCATGA
- a CDS encoding SDR family oxidoreductase, translating into MQRFAGKVVVITGAASGIGRASAERIAAEGGTLFLLDVQAQGLEETRKRCEQLGAEVDTRICDVSDAAAARAAIDAAVARFGRIDSLCNIAGILHFDHTHELALETWRRILAVNLDGTFFMCQAALPHLLASRGNVVNMSSTAALAGHPWTAAYSASKGGILALTYTLAIEYCAKGLRANAVCPGSVTTPIHAVFKLPEGADRNLLYRIMPPDKVFRGPEAAAAAVAFLASEDAAHVNGEQIRVDGGTLS; encoded by the coding sequence ATGCAGCGCTTCGCGGGGAAGGTCGTCGTGATCACGGGCGCCGCGTCCGGCATCGGGCGCGCGAGCGCCGAACGCATCGCCGCCGAGGGCGGGACGCTGTTTCTGCTGGACGTGCAGGCGCAGGGCCTCGAGGAGACGCGCAAGCGCTGCGAGCAGCTCGGCGCCGAAGTCGACACGCGCATCTGCGACGTGTCCGACGCCGCGGCGGCGCGCGCCGCGATCGACGCGGCGGTGGCGCGCTTCGGCCGCATCGACTCACTCTGCAACATCGCCGGCATCCTGCACTTCGACCACACGCACGAGCTCGCGCTCGAGACCTGGCGGCGCATCCTGGCCGTGAACCTCGACGGCACCTTCTTCATGTGCCAGGCGGCGCTGCCGCACCTGCTCGCGTCGCGCGGCAACGTGGTCAACATGTCGTCGACGGCGGCGCTGGCGGGTCACCCCTGGACCGCGGCGTACTCCGCCTCGAAGGGCGGGATCCTCGCACTGACCTACACGCTCGCGATCGAATACTGCGCAAAGGGGCTGCGCGCGAACGCGGTGTGTCCCGGCTCGGTCACCACGCCGATCCACGCCGTGTTCAAGCTGCCCGAGGGCGCCGACCGCAACCTGCTCTACCGGATCATGCCGCCGGACAAGGTGTTCCGAGGCCCCGAAGCGGCCGCGGCGGCAGTCGCGTTCCTGGCATCCGAAGACGCCGCCCACGTGAATGGCGAGCAAATCCGCGTAGATGGCGGCACGCTGTCCTGA
- a CDS encoding ATP-binding protein — translation MNERLRRGLRHVQASELPGLPRAIQLGTRVLGIALGIMGPVVCFLHAGLDDWQLDRVLYMQLVAQPLFWGSIGLTFTRFGKRQPELVLYLLSTVTNAYIGLAGWQSPTGQNPYAVLAFFAPITLAAFAPWRPTLSLAMGVSTSAIYLAGRLLLPPGALLPAPVVLSISFACAILGAAAGQIQRLILASLHRARQAAESARRDAQAATQAKSEFLAMMSHEIRTPMTAILGFADELLADAESAQPERPGGAALRTIKRNGEHLLRILDDVLDAAKIESGKLQLEIRACSPTELADDVVELLRQRAESKGLRLVVEPQANAPQAISTDPTRARQILVNLVGNAIKFTEQGEVRVRVSGEGERAVFEVVDSGIGISPEQQAKLFEPFTQADSSLGRRFGGTGLGLSISRKLARVLGGSVTVESALGRGSTFRATLGAALKGAAGATPAPAETATPHLHGRVLLAEDGPDNRALLERVLRRAGLHVELADNGREAHAKAMSATLSGTPFDVVLLDVEMPEMSGNEAASALRADGYDGPIVALTAHTGAAEREACLSAGCDDVAGKPIDRALLLAALGRFLEKPYKPKA, via the coding sequence ATGAACGAACGGCTGCGGCGCGGGCTGCGGCACGTTCAGGCATCGGAGCTGCCGGGACTGCCGCGGGCGATCCAGCTCGGCACGCGCGTGCTGGGCATCGCGCTGGGCATCATGGGCCCGGTCGTGTGCTTCCTGCACGCCGGGCTCGACGACTGGCAGCTCGACCGCGTGCTTTACATGCAGCTCGTGGCGCAGCCGCTGTTCTGGGGCAGCATCGGACTCACCTTCACGCGCTTCGGCAAACGCCAGCCGGAGCTCGTGCTGTATCTCCTGTCCACCGTCACGAACGCGTACATCGGGCTGGCGGGCTGGCAGTCCCCGACGGGTCAGAACCCGTACGCGGTGCTGGCGTTCTTCGCGCCGATCACGCTGGCGGCGTTCGCGCCCTGGCGGCCCACTCTGTCACTCGCCATGGGTGTCTCCACCTCGGCGATCTATCTGGCCGGCCGCCTGCTGCTGCCGCCCGGCGCGCTCCTGCCGGCGCCGGTGGTGCTCTCGATCTCGTTCGCGTGCGCGATCCTGGGCGCGGCCGCGGGCCAGATCCAGCGGCTCATCCTCGCGAGCCTGCACCGCGCGCGCCAGGCCGCCGAGTCGGCGCGGCGCGACGCCCAGGCCGCGACTCAGGCCAAGTCGGAGTTTCTGGCCATGATGAGTCACGAGATCCGCACGCCCATGACCGCCATCCTGGGCTTCGCCGACGAGCTCTTGGCCGACGCCGAGAGCGCGCAGCCGGAGCGCCCGGGCGGAGCCGCGCTGCGCACCATCAAGCGCAACGGCGAGCACCTGCTGCGCATCCTGGACGACGTGCTCGACGCCGCGAAGATCGAGTCGGGCAAGCTCCAGCTCGAGATCCGCGCCTGTTCGCCGACCGAGCTCGCCGACGACGTGGTCGAGCTCTTGCGTCAGCGCGCGGAGTCGAAGGGGCTGCGCCTCGTGGTCGAGCCGCAGGCGAACGCGCCGCAGGCGATCTCCACCGACCCCACGCGCGCGCGCCAGATCCTGGTGAACCTGGTGGGCAACGCGATCAAGTTCACCGAGCAGGGCGAGGTGCGCGTGCGCGTGTCCGGCGAGGGCGAGCGCGCGGTGTTCGAGGTGGTCGACAGCGGCATCGGCATCTCGCCCGAGCAGCAGGCCAAGCTGTTCGAGCCATTCACTCAGGCCGACAGCTCGCTCGGCCGCCGCTTCGGCGGCACGGGGCTCGGACTCTCGATCTCGCGCAAGCTCGCGCGCGTGCTGGGCGGCAGCGTGACCGTGGAGAGCGCGTTGGGCCGGGGCAGCACCTTCCGCGCCACGCTCGGCGCGGCGCTGAAGGGCGCGGCCGGCGCCACGCCTGCGCCGGCCGAGACGGCCACGCCTCACCTGCACGGCCGTGTGTTGCTCGCGGAGGACGGCCCCGACAACCGCGCGCTGCTCGAGCGCGTGCTGCGCCGCGCCGGCCTGCACGTGGAGCTGGCCGACAACGGCCGCGAGGCCCACGCCAAGGCCATGAGCGCCACGCTCTCGGGCACGCCCTTCGACGTGGTGCTGCTCGACGTCGAGATGCCCGAGATGTCGGGCAACGAGGCCGCGAGCGCGCTGCGCGCCGACGGCTACGACGGCCCGATCGTGGCACTGACGGCGCACACCGGCGCCGCCGAGCGCGAGGCGTGTCTCTCCGCGGGCTGCGACGACGTGGCGGGCAAGCCGATCGACCGGGCGCTGCTGCTCGCGGCGCTGGGTCGCTTCCTGGAGAAGCCCTACAAGCCGAAGGCCTGA